A genomic stretch from Hoplias malabaricus isolate fHopMal1 chromosome 4, fHopMal1.hap1, whole genome shotgun sequence includes:
- the tbc1d2 gene encoding TBC1 domain family member 2A isoform X2 yields the protein MEGEGGRKGNPSTHVSGSLPPQAEKNKSGSGETYSSIVSLEETRTDSDTMGLSTGEQENKGAQIDTSQPDSTIVGLRVNEKLPSNKLCGYLNKQGGPLKSWKTRWFIYEDKSCQLFYYRTAQDMTPLGKVELGNATFSYPLQGEEGTFHIQTPERTFILKAVNLETKMYWLQQLQLRRWQHRNRLSADSSRTSSEMLIQGGQQLLDTCPANFLPTLTIPPGLVGEEAANLPVQSNPLNVSIKHPLIEIQNSLQGFLLRRPSQELRRSVFWLDSSTNDTAKPDSPKIPSSNIPTIAVTPAQKTPQSPVQSPEPQIEKPHEGPLFPGCSLSLPSGKKKKCNSATMPVDRKEASDFENVSRLQQEKLTLAEEVKAQKELVWLLHKALEASQLEKRACAEFLAAEGEQERLEILRHGERCAADLREKLEQLRQENEVLQRSLGERDTHISELQDSMKLLLEKNQAKQEVIVKLSEQMAACIADPRRTLSSECISNQTFRQITQELDSLKDDIEAYKTQNKFLNSEIYQLTRLWRNSSEQEKSLMVKCAYLEASNCQMESRYLGVLRKLQENKELTAKQRDAVRTLIEDALQENLKDVIKLDCVREYDEYGFKLIPDYEVEDMKLLSKIQALEIRSHNLLHQDMGDKALLARWTQYLGGRSPDDLTSSPELKTLLRCGVPREFRRRVWRWLVRKRTHTLRERHPDLFQQLSRTSCATPHPASRQIQLDLHRTLTTNQHFSSPSSPALEQLHRVLLAFACQNPTVGYCQGLNRLAALALLVLQNEEDAFWCLVAIVQFIMPQDYYTKNLLGSQADQRVFKDFMAEKMPRLVAHLELHNVDVSLVTFNWFMVVFVESLPSDTLLKIWDAFFFEGSKVIFRYALALFKYKEEDILKIHDSVEIYQYLRFFTKTVTDSRKLTSIAFVDLNPFPMKLLQNRRTLHLQRLHTELSELEKLQKEYASENTQRKDKDLDFTASEDDDDA from the exons ATGGAGGGAGAAGGAGGGCGTAAAGGAAATCCCAGTACTCATGTGTCTGGGTCACTTCCTCCTcaggcagaaaaaaacaaatctggAAGTGGAGAGACTTACAGTTCGATAGTGAGTCTGGAGGAGACTCGGACAGACTCGGACACTATGGGTCTGTCTACAGGTGAACAGGAGAACAAGGGAGCCCAGATAGACACCTCACAGCCAGACAGTACTATTGTGGGCCTCAGAGTCAACGAGAAGCTGCCCAGCAACAAGCTGTGCGGCTATCTGAACAAGCAAGGCGGTCCACTCAAATCCTGGAAGACCCGGTGGTTCATTTATGAGGACAAGAGTTGTCAGCTTTTCTACTATCGGACAGCACAGGACATGACCCCCTTGGGCAAAGTGGAGCTCGGCAATGCCACATTCAGCTACCCACTACAGGGAGAGGAGGGCACCTTCCACATACAGACCCCAGAACGCACATTTATACTCAAG GCTGTGAATCTGGAAACTAAGATGTACTGGCTGCAGCAGCTGCAGTTGAGACGGTGGCAGCACAGAAACCGGCTTAGCGCCGACAGTTCACGGACCAGTTCAGAGATGCTCATACAGGGAGGTCAGCAGCTCCTGGACACCTGCCCTG CCAACTTCCTGCCCACTCTGACGATTCCACCAGGTCTAGTCGGGGAGGAAGCTGCTAATCTACCAGTGCAAAGCAACCCCCTCAATGTTTCCATCAAGCATCCTCTCATTGAGATACA aAACTCATTACAAGGTTTCCTCCTACGTCGGCCGTCTCAGGAACTACGCCGGAGTGTATTTTGGTTGGATTCTTCTACCAATGATACTGCTAAACCAGACTCCCCTAAAATCCCCTCATCCAACATACCCA CCATTGCAGTCACACCTGCTCAGAAGACCCCCCAGAGCCCAGTCCAGTCTCCAGAGCCACAGATTGAAAAGCCCCATGAAGGCCCGCTGTTCCCCGGCTGTTCTCTGTCACTGCCCAGtgggaagaaaaagaaatgcaaCTCGGCCACCATGCCCGTTGACCGCAAGGAAGCAAGTGATTTTGAAAATGTCTCCCGCCTCCAGCAGGAGAAACTAACCCTGGCTGAGGAGGTCAAAGCCCAGAAG GAGTTGGTGTGGCTACTGCACAAGGCCCTGGAAGCATCTCAGCTGGAGAAACGAGCGTGTGCAGAGTTCCTAGCGGCAGAAGGTGAGCAGGAGCGTCTGGAGATACTGAGACATGGCGAACGCTGTGCTGCTGACTTGAGAGAGAAACTGGAGCAGCTGAGACAAGAAAATGAGGTCCTGCAGAGGAGCCTGGGAGAGCGGGACACACACATCTCTGAGCTACAGGACAGCATGAAGCTCCTTCTGGAAAAGAACCAGGCCAAACAGGAAGTCATCGTAAAACTCTCAGAACAAATGGCTGCATGCATCGCTGACCCACGCCGCACACTTTCATCTGAATGCATCAGCAACCAAACTTTCAGACAAATCACTCAGGAGCTGGACAGCCTCAAG GATGATATAGAAGCTTACAAGACCCAAAATAAATTCTTAAATTCTGAGATCTATCAGCTGACGAGACTTTGGCGGAACAGCTCAGAACAGGAGAAAAGTCTTATGGTGAAG tgtgccTATCTGGAGGCTAGTAACTGTCAGATGGAGAGCCGGTACCTGGGGGTCCTGAGGAAACTCCAAGAGAATAAAGAGCTCACTGCAAAGCAGAGAGATGCTGTGAGGACATTAATAGAGGATGCACTGCAGGAAAACCTGAAAGATGTTATCAAACTCGACTGTGTCAG GGAGTATGATGAGTATGGCTTTAAGCTCATCCCTGACTATGAAGTAGAGGACATGAAGCTGCTGTCTAAGATCCAGGCCCTGGAAATCCGCTCCCACAACTTGCTCCACCAGGACATGGGGGACAAGGCCCTGCTGGCCCGCTGGACACAATACCTGGGCGGCCGCTCCCCTGATGACCTCACCTCATCTCCAGAGCTGAAGACTCTGCTGCGGTGCGGTGTTCCACGAGAGTTCCGGAGGAGGGTGTGGCGCTGGTTGGTGCGGAAAAGGACCCACACGCTCCGGGAACGCCACCCAGACCTCTTCCAGCAGCTCAGCAGGACAAGCTGCGCCACACCACACCCAGCATCCAGGCAGATTCAACTGGACCTGCACCGCACACTGACCACAAACCAGCACTTCTCCTCACCATCCAGCCCAGCCCTGGagcagctccacagagtccTGCTCGCTTTCGCCTGCCAGAACCCCACTGTCGGCTACTGCCAGGGACTCAACAG GTTGGCTGCTCTTGCCTTGCTGGTGCTGCAGAATGAGGAGGATGCTTTCTGGTGCCTGGTAGCTATAGTGCAGTTCATCATGCCTCAGGACTACTACACCAAAAATCTGCTGGGCTCTCAG GCAGACCAGCGTGTGTTTAAGGACTTCATGGCTGAGAAGATGCCACGGCTTGTTGCACATCTGGAGCTGCACAATGTTGATGTGTCTCTTGTTACCTTTAACTGGTTCATGGTGGTCTTTGTGGAGAGTCTGCCCAGTGACACACTGCTTAAAATCTGGGATGCTTTCTTCTTTGAAGGCAGTAAG GTAATATTCAGATACGCACTTGCTCTTTTCAAATACAAAGAGGAAGACATCTTAAAGATCCACGACAGTGTGGAAATCTACCAGTATCTCCGCTTCTTCACCAAAACAGTCACAGACAGCAG GAAACTGACAAGCATAGCCTTTGTGGACCTGAACCCATTCCCGATGAAGCTCTTGCAGAACCGGAGGACTCTGCACCTGCAGCGTCTGCACACTGAGCTCAGTGAGCTGGAGAAACTGCAGAAGGAATATGCCTCAGAAAACACCCAGCGCAAGGACAAGGATCTGGACTTCACGGCCAGCGAGGATGATGACGATGCATAG
- the tbc1d2 gene encoding TBC1 domain family member 2A isoform X1, which translates to MLEIGESDLGLMEGEGGRKGNPSTHVSGSLPPQAEKNKSGSGETYSSIVSLEETRTDSDTMGLSTGEQENKGAQIDTSQPDSTIVGLRVNEKLPSNKLCGYLNKQGGPLKSWKTRWFIYEDKSCQLFYYRTAQDMTPLGKVELGNATFSYPLQGEEGTFHIQTPERTFILKAVNLETKMYWLQQLQLRRWQHRNRLSADSSRTSSEMLIQGGQQLLDTCPANFLPTLTIPPGLVGEEAANLPVQSNPLNVSIKHPLIEIQNSLQGFLLRRPSQELRRSVFWLDSSTNDTAKPDSPKIPSSNIPTIAVTPAQKTPQSPVQSPEPQIEKPHEGPLFPGCSLSLPSGKKKKCNSATMPVDRKEASDFENVSRLQQEKLTLAEEVKAQKELVWLLHKALEASQLEKRACAEFLAAEGEQERLEILRHGERCAADLREKLEQLRQENEVLQRSLGERDTHISELQDSMKLLLEKNQAKQEVIVKLSEQMAACIADPRRTLSSECISNQTFRQITQELDSLKDDIEAYKTQNKFLNSEIYQLTRLWRNSSEQEKSLMVKCAYLEASNCQMESRYLGVLRKLQENKELTAKQRDAVRTLIEDALQENLKDVIKLDCVREYDEYGFKLIPDYEVEDMKLLSKIQALEIRSHNLLHQDMGDKALLARWTQYLGGRSPDDLTSSPELKTLLRCGVPREFRRRVWRWLVRKRTHTLRERHPDLFQQLSRTSCATPHPASRQIQLDLHRTLTTNQHFSSPSSPALEQLHRVLLAFACQNPTVGYCQGLNRLAALALLVLQNEEDAFWCLVAIVQFIMPQDYYTKNLLGSQADQRVFKDFMAEKMPRLVAHLELHNVDVSLVTFNWFMVVFVESLPSDTLLKIWDAFFFEGSKVIFRYALALFKYKEEDILKIHDSVEIYQYLRFFTKTVTDSRKLTSIAFVDLNPFPMKLLQNRRTLHLQRLHTELSELEKLQKEYASENTQRKDKDLDFTASEDDDDA; encoded by the exons ATGCTTGAAATCGGAGAATCTGATCTTGG CTTGATGGAGGGAGAAGGAGGGCGTAAAGGAAATCCCAGTACTCATGTGTCTGGGTCACTTCCTCCTcaggcagaaaaaaacaaatctggAAGTGGAGAGACTTACAGTTCGATAGTGAGTCTGGAGGAGACTCGGACAGACTCGGACACTATGGGTCTGTCTACAGGTGAACAGGAGAACAAGGGAGCCCAGATAGACACCTCACAGCCAGACAGTACTATTGTGGGCCTCAGAGTCAACGAGAAGCTGCCCAGCAACAAGCTGTGCGGCTATCTGAACAAGCAAGGCGGTCCACTCAAATCCTGGAAGACCCGGTGGTTCATTTATGAGGACAAGAGTTGTCAGCTTTTCTACTATCGGACAGCACAGGACATGACCCCCTTGGGCAAAGTGGAGCTCGGCAATGCCACATTCAGCTACCCACTACAGGGAGAGGAGGGCACCTTCCACATACAGACCCCAGAACGCACATTTATACTCAAG GCTGTGAATCTGGAAACTAAGATGTACTGGCTGCAGCAGCTGCAGTTGAGACGGTGGCAGCACAGAAACCGGCTTAGCGCCGACAGTTCACGGACCAGTTCAGAGATGCTCATACAGGGAGGTCAGCAGCTCCTGGACACCTGCCCTG CCAACTTCCTGCCCACTCTGACGATTCCACCAGGTCTAGTCGGGGAGGAAGCTGCTAATCTACCAGTGCAAAGCAACCCCCTCAATGTTTCCATCAAGCATCCTCTCATTGAGATACA aAACTCATTACAAGGTTTCCTCCTACGTCGGCCGTCTCAGGAACTACGCCGGAGTGTATTTTGGTTGGATTCTTCTACCAATGATACTGCTAAACCAGACTCCCCTAAAATCCCCTCATCCAACATACCCA CCATTGCAGTCACACCTGCTCAGAAGACCCCCCAGAGCCCAGTCCAGTCTCCAGAGCCACAGATTGAAAAGCCCCATGAAGGCCCGCTGTTCCCCGGCTGTTCTCTGTCACTGCCCAGtgggaagaaaaagaaatgcaaCTCGGCCACCATGCCCGTTGACCGCAAGGAAGCAAGTGATTTTGAAAATGTCTCCCGCCTCCAGCAGGAGAAACTAACCCTGGCTGAGGAGGTCAAAGCCCAGAAG GAGTTGGTGTGGCTACTGCACAAGGCCCTGGAAGCATCTCAGCTGGAGAAACGAGCGTGTGCAGAGTTCCTAGCGGCAGAAGGTGAGCAGGAGCGTCTGGAGATACTGAGACATGGCGAACGCTGTGCTGCTGACTTGAGAGAGAAACTGGAGCAGCTGAGACAAGAAAATGAGGTCCTGCAGAGGAGCCTGGGAGAGCGGGACACACACATCTCTGAGCTACAGGACAGCATGAAGCTCCTTCTGGAAAAGAACCAGGCCAAACAGGAAGTCATCGTAAAACTCTCAGAACAAATGGCTGCATGCATCGCTGACCCACGCCGCACACTTTCATCTGAATGCATCAGCAACCAAACTTTCAGACAAATCACTCAGGAGCTGGACAGCCTCAAG GATGATATAGAAGCTTACAAGACCCAAAATAAATTCTTAAATTCTGAGATCTATCAGCTGACGAGACTTTGGCGGAACAGCTCAGAACAGGAGAAAAGTCTTATGGTGAAG tgtgccTATCTGGAGGCTAGTAACTGTCAGATGGAGAGCCGGTACCTGGGGGTCCTGAGGAAACTCCAAGAGAATAAAGAGCTCACTGCAAAGCAGAGAGATGCTGTGAGGACATTAATAGAGGATGCACTGCAGGAAAACCTGAAAGATGTTATCAAACTCGACTGTGTCAG GGAGTATGATGAGTATGGCTTTAAGCTCATCCCTGACTATGAAGTAGAGGACATGAAGCTGCTGTCTAAGATCCAGGCCCTGGAAATCCGCTCCCACAACTTGCTCCACCAGGACATGGGGGACAAGGCCCTGCTGGCCCGCTGGACACAATACCTGGGCGGCCGCTCCCCTGATGACCTCACCTCATCTCCAGAGCTGAAGACTCTGCTGCGGTGCGGTGTTCCACGAGAGTTCCGGAGGAGGGTGTGGCGCTGGTTGGTGCGGAAAAGGACCCACACGCTCCGGGAACGCCACCCAGACCTCTTCCAGCAGCTCAGCAGGACAAGCTGCGCCACACCACACCCAGCATCCAGGCAGATTCAACTGGACCTGCACCGCACACTGACCACAAACCAGCACTTCTCCTCACCATCCAGCCCAGCCCTGGagcagctccacagagtccTGCTCGCTTTCGCCTGCCAGAACCCCACTGTCGGCTACTGCCAGGGACTCAACAG GTTGGCTGCTCTTGCCTTGCTGGTGCTGCAGAATGAGGAGGATGCTTTCTGGTGCCTGGTAGCTATAGTGCAGTTCATCATGCCTCAGGACTACTACACCAAAAATCTGCTGGGCTCTCAG GCAGACCAGCGTGTGTTTAAGGACTTCATGGCTGAGAAGATGCCACGGCTTGTTGCACATCTGGAGCTGCACAATGTTGATGTGTCTCTTGTTACCTTTAACTGGTTCATGGTGGTCTTTGTGGAGAGTCTGCCCAGTGACACACTGCTTAAAATCTGGGATGCTTTCTTCTTTGAAGGCAGTAAG GTAATATTCAGATACGCACTTGCTCTTTTCAAATACAAAGAGGAAGACATCTTAAAGATCCACGACAGTGTGGAAATCTACCAGTATCTCCGCTTCTTCACCAAAACAGTCACAGACAGCAG GAAACTGACAAGCATAGCCTTTGTGGACCTGAACCCATTCCCGATGAAGCTCTTGCAGAACCGGAGGACTCTGCACCTGCAGCGTCTGCACACTGAGCTCAGTGAGCTGGAGAAACTGCAGAAGGAATATGCCTCAGAAAACACCCAGCGCAAGGACAAGGATCTGGACTTCACGGCCAGCGAGGATGATGACGATGCATAG